In a single window of the Zea mays cultivar B73 chromosome 5, Zm-B73-REFERENCE-NAM-5.0, whole genome shotgun sequence genome:
- the LOC100285658 gene encoding nitrate-induced NOI protein (The RefSeq protein has 1 substitution compared to this genomic sequence) — MAHQGPGVPKFGSWEDEGDHPYTQYFENARKGKSPGRSATQNEHRTGDPEALFKEDTTPSAKASPLRTRSEDPVAPKPKDAAFARGKPYAEPATHKHGANTSYERKTGMERSPLHPHHQARLVNRGGVSSPSWERRGSSEGNRGAAPTTPGRSSKMRPGGRGDETPERGSAVPKFGEWDEKDPSTGEGFTDIFNKVREEKQSGDAPVITSGNAGGGYSRSNQGRKYESSACSCFSWFRN, encoded by the exons ATGGCC CATCAAGGACCAGGAGTGCCTAAGTTTGGAAGTTGGGAGGATGAGGGCGATCACCCCTACACACAGTACTTCGAAAACGCTCGTAAGGGCAAATCTCCAGGCAGATCTGCTACTCAGAACGAGCACAGAACTGGAGATCCGGAAGCGCTCTTCAAAGAAGACACGACGCCATCTGCTAAAGCTTCTCCCCTGCGGACTGGGTCGGAGGATCCTGTGGCGCCAAAGCCCAAGGACGCGGCCTTTGCTCGAGGCAAGCCGTATGCTGAGCCAGCAACCCATAAACACGGTGCTAATACCAGCTATGAAAGAAAAACCGGCATGGAGAGATCGCCTCTGCATCCTCACCACCAAGCAAGGCTCGTAAACAGAGGAGGTGTTTCGTCTCCTTCATGGGAACGCAGGGGTTCGTCCGAAGGAAACCGTGGAGCTGCGCCCACCACACCTGGGAGGTCGTCCAAGATGAGGCCAGGCGGCCGTGGAGACGAGACG CCTGAGAGAGGATCTGCCGTGCCCAAGTTTGGAGAATGGGACGAGAAAGATCCCTCCACAGGTGAAGGCTTCACCGACATATTTAACAAGGTGAGGGAGGAGAAGCAGTCCGGCGATGCTCCTGTCATCACCAGCGGCAACGCAGGTGGTGGTTATAGCCGCTCCAACCAAGGCCGCAAATACGAATCTTCA GCTTGCTCATGCTTCAGTTGGTTCAGGAACTGA
- the LOC100285658 gene encoding nitrate-induced NOI protein isoform X1 — protein MAHQGPGVPKFGSWEDEGDHPYTQYFENARKGKSPGRSATQNEHRTGDPEALFKEDTTPSAKASPLRTGSEDPVAPKPKDAAFARGKPYAEPATHKHGANTSYERKTGMERSPLHPHHQARLVNRGGVSSPSWERRGSSEGNRGAAPTTPGRSSKMRPGGRGDETPERGSAVPKFGEWDEKDPSTGEGFTDIFNKVREEKQSGDAPVITSGNAGGGYSRSNQGRKYESSACSCFSWFRN, from the exons ATGGCC CATCAAGGACCAGGAGTGCCTAAGTTTGGAAGTTGGGAGGATGAGGGCGATCACCCCTACACACAGTACTTCGAAAACGCTCGTAAGGGCAAATCTCCAGGCAGATCTGCTACTCAGAACGAGCACAGAACTGGAGATCCGGAAGCGCTCTTCAAAGAAGACACGACGCCATCTGCTAAAGCTTCTCCCCTGCGGACTGGGTCGGAGGATCCTGTGGCGCCAAAGCCCAAGGACGCGGCCTTTGCTCGAGGCAAGCCGTATGCTGAGCCAGCAACCCATAAACACGGTGCTAATACCAGCTATGAAAGAAAAACCGGCATGGAGAGATCGCCTCTGCATCCTCACCACCAAGCAAGGCTCGTAAACAGAGGAGGTGTTTCGTCTCCTTCATGGGAACGCAGGGGTTCGTCCGAAGGAAACCGTGGAGCTGCGCCCACCACACCTGGGAGGTCGTCCAAGATGAGGCCAGGCGGCCGTGGAGACGAGACG CCTGAGAGAGGATCTGCCGTGCCCAAGTTTGGAGAATGGGACGAGAAAGATCCCTCCACAGGTGAAGGCTTCACCGACATATTTAACAAGGTGAGGGAGGAGAAGCAGTCCGGCGATGCTCCTGTCATCACCAGCGGCAACGCAGGTGGTGGTTATAGCCGCTCCAACCAAGGCCGCAAATACGAATCTTCA GCTTGCTCATGCTTCAGTTGGTTCAGGAACTGA
- the LOC100216689 gene encoding b-cell receptor-associated protein 31-like containing protein precursor: MIHLLFLVLFAEGAVALLLMVKVGPLRELAMRVVDQVKTGKGPATVKTLACTLSVILMSNVASILKIQNRGLKLGTVSPMDQVLWRTHLLEASLIGYTLFLAFVIDRLHHYLQKLMTLRKTSSTSREEVEKLQMENRSLREKEEKSSGETKRLQREVVRLNESMKKLKSEAKEHERKASVAEAHVNALQKQSEELLLEYDRLLEDNQILQTQLLSRG, encoded by the exons ATGATTCACCTGCTGTTCCTCGTGCTGTTCGCGGAGGGCGCGGTAGCGCTGCTCCTCATGGTGAAGGTCGGGCCGCTGCGGGAGCTGGCGATGCGCGTCGTGGACCAGGTGAAGACGGGCAAGGGCCCGGCAACCGTCAAGACGCTGGCATGCACGCTCTCGGTCATCCTCATGTCCAACGTCGCCAGCATCCTCAAGATCCAGAATCGTGGGCTCAAGCTCGGCACCGTCAGCCCCATGGACCAGGTGCTCTGGAGAACGCACCTCCTCGAGGCATCCCTCATCG GATACACGCTATTCCTTGCATTTGTAATCGACCGGCTGcaccactacctccagaagctgATGACGTTGAGGAAAACATCCAGCACGTCCAGGGAGGAGGTCGAGAAACTTCAGATGGAGAACCGGTCGCTCCGCGAAAAGGAGGAGAAATCCTCCGGTGAAACGAAGAGGCTTCAGCGAGAGGTTGTGAGGCTGAACGAGAGCATGAAGAAGCTGAAGTCCGAGGCCAAGGAGCATGAGCGGAAGGCATCGGTAGCGGAGGCCCATGTCAATGCGCTGCAGAAGCAGTCGGAGGAGCTGCTCCTGGAGTACGACCGGTTGCTGGAAGACAACCAGATCCTGCAGACGCAGCTTCTTAGCAGAGGCTAA
- the LOC100286207 gene encoding actin-related protein 2/3 complex subunit 4 isoform X1: MSTHQANTLRLYLTCIRNTLEAAMCLQNFPCQEVERHNKPEVELKTSPELLLNPVLICRNEAEKCLIETSINSIRISMKVKQADELENILAKKFLRFLSMRAEAFQVLRRKPVQVSNLTLITLSSVLCTKHELPGYDISFLITNYHCEDMHKHKLIDFIVQFMEDIDKEISELKLSVNTRGRLVATEFLKQFL, encoded by the exons ATGAGCACCCACCAG GCCAATACGCTGCGGTTGTACCTCACCTGCATCCGGAACACTCTGGAGGCGGCGATGTGCCTCCAG AATTTCCCTTGCCAAGAAGTCGAGAGGCACAACAAACCGGAGGTGGAGCTCAA GACAAGCCCTGAACTTCTGCTGAATCCG GTACTGATATGCCGCAACGAAGCAGAAAAATGCTTGATAGAGACTTCAATCAACTCCATACGAATAAGCATGAAG GTTAAGCAGGCAGATGAATTGGAGAACATTCTTGCCAAGAAGTTCCTTAGGTTTTTGTCAATGAGGGCAGAGGCATTCCAAGTGTTGAGGAGAAAACCGGTTCAGGTTTCCAACTTAACGTTGATTACCTTGAGCAGTGTTTTATGTACTAAACATGAACTACCT GGCTATGATATCAGTTTCCTGATAACAAACTACCATTGTGAGGACATGCATAAGCACAAGCTCATAGATTTCATCGTGCAATTTATGGAG GATATTGACAAGGAGATCAGCGAGCTGAAGCTGTCAGTAAACACTCGTGGCCGGCTAGTGGCCACTGAATTCTTGAAGCAGTTCTTATGA
- the LOC100286207 gene encoding Actin-related protein 2/3 complex subunit 4, whose protein sequence is MSTHQANTLRLYLTCIRNTLEAAMCLQNFPCQEVERHNKPEVELKTSPELLLNPVLICRNEAEKCLIETSINSIRISMKVKQADELENILAKKFLRFLSMRAEAFQVLRRKPVQGYDISFLITNYHCEDMHKHKLIDFIVQFMEDIDKEISELKLSVNTRGRLVATEFLKQFL, encoded by the exons ATGAGCACCCACCAG GCCAATACGCTGCGGTTGTACCTCACCTGCATCCGGAACACTCTGGAGGCGGCGATGTGCCTCCAG AATTTCCCTTGCCAAGAAGTCGAGAGGCACAACAAACCGGAGGTGGAGCTCAA GACAAGCCCTGAACTTCTGCTGAATCCG GTACTGATATGCCGCAACGAAGCAGAAAAATGCTTGATAGAGACTTCAATCAACTCCATACGAATAAGCATGAAG GTTAAGCAGGCAGATGAATTGGAGAACATTCTTGCCAAGAAGTTCCTTAGGTTTTTGTCAATGAGGGCAGAGGCATTCCAAGTGTTGAGGAGAAAACCGGTTCAG GGCTATGATATCAGTTTCCTGATAACAAACTACCATTGTGAGGACATGCATAAGCACAAGCTCATAGATTTCATCGTGCAATTTATGGAG GATATTGACAAGGAGATCAGCGAGCTGAAGCTGTCAGTAAACACTCGTGGCCGGCTAGTGGCCACTGAATTCTTGAAGCAGTTCTTATGA
- the LOC100383900 gene encoding uncharacterized protein LOC100383900 translates to MGQETEVVQSVSDLPVQDPPGEEFSAADLAWVKYATSEHHRDDVALIPYDRMEAFIAGESNNPECPTRFHIERGRKRERGSLREYRSDEYLLYRMYWCSFGPENYGEGGTILPSRKYRLNTRNRAARPQSMRGCTCHFTIKRLYARPSLLLIIYHERRHVNKSGFICHGPLDRDAIGPGARKMPYIGSEIQQQTMSLIYLGVPEENILQTHIEGIQRYCSKDAKVDNLASQYVQKLGMIIKRSTHELDLDDQASIRMWVDRNRKSVFFYQDSTEADAFILGIQTQWQLQQMMRFGHQSLLASHSSFGVSKLKYPLHTLLAFDSRQHALPVAWVITRSVTKKDTLKWMSTLTDRIHSIDSTWGIGGFIIDDPASELGPIREVFACPVLFSMWHIRRTWLKNVIKKCSNVEVQREIFILLGKTICNIWSEKNPMDALGQLFQDFVDQTAFIKYFKSFWVPKLEMWIDSIRNLPLASQESCGAIEGYHLKLKVKAYDDVQLDALQRVDWLVHKLTTELHSSYWINLFADESGSFPEVKADYIASTSWQRALQIPDDAVTFDDKDPLVARVVSQKETSQTRTVWSPGSEFSLCNCSWSMQGNLCKHVLKVNMVCGARKDFQPSLSFQSFQHVLLDLWQKPLDDSFSLDLSVARVMQMQEKIKHVAELATSSGIAQVAGKLPMQWTKKRGRRVGVKPTSALLLPRSKGSLQKDLTPKNSRKRKRLSRFKG, encoded by the exons ATGGGGCAGGAGACGGAGGTGGTGCAGTCGGTAAGCGACCTCCCGGTGCAGGACCCTCCAGGAGAGGAGTTCTCCGCCGCCGACCTCGCCTGGGTCAAGTACGCCACCTCCGAGCACCACCGGGACGACGTCGCCCTCATACCCTACGACCGGATGGAGGCCTTCATCGCCGGCGAGAGCAACAACCCCGAGTGCCCCACGCGCTTCCACATCGAGCGCGGCCGCAAGCGTGAGAGGGGCAGCCTCAGGGAGTACCGGAGTGACGAGTACCTCCTCTACAGGAT GTATTGGTGCTCCTTTGGCCCTGAGAATTATGGGGAGGGAGGGACAATCTTGCCTAGCAGAAAGTACAGGCTCAACACGAGGAACCGTGCTGCACGCCCGCAGTCGATGCGTGGCTGCACCTGCCATTTCACCATCAAGAGGCTCTATGCTCGCCCTTCCCTGCTGCTCATCATCTACCACGAGAGGCGCCATGTCAACAAGTCCGGCTTCATATGCCATGGGCCCCTCGACAGGGATGCCATCGGGCCTGGCGCTAGGAAAATGCCCTACATTGGGAGTGAAATCCAGCAGCAGACCATGTCATTGATCTACCTCGGTGTTCCAGAAGAGAACATACTGCAGACACATATCGAAGGCATACAGCGCTACTGTAGCAAGGATGCCAAGGTTGATAACCTTGCCTCTCAGTATGTCCAGAAACTTGGGATGATCATCAAGAGATCGACACATGAGTTGGATCTGGATGACCAAGCTAGCATCAGGATGTGGGTTGACAGAAATAGGAAGTCTGTATTCTTCTACCAGGATTCAACTGAGGCAGATGCCTTTATTTTGGGGATTCAGACACAATGGCAATTGCAGCAAATGATGCGCTTTGGCCATCAGAGTCTTTTGGCTTCTCATTCCTCATTTGGTGTAAGCAAGCTAAAG TATCCCTTGCACACGCTCCTTGCATTCGACTCAAGGCAGCACGCTCTTCCAGTTGCATGGGTCATAACCCGCTCAGTTACTAAGAAGGACACATTGAAATGGATGAGCACACTTACTGATCGAATACATTCTATAGATTCCACATGGGGAATTGGTGGTTTTATCATTGATGACCCGGCTTCAGAGCTGGGTCCAATCAG GGAGGTGTTCGCCTGCCCAGTTCTGTTCTCCATGTGGCACATCAGAAGAACCTGGCTTAAAAATGTAATCAAGAAATGCAGCAATGTTGAGGTGCAGCGGGAAATTTTTATCCTACTTGGCAAAACCATATGCAATATATGGAGTGAGAAAAACCCTATGGATGCCCTAGGGCAATTGTTTCAAGACTTTGTTGATCAAACAGCATTCATAAAATATTTCAAGTCATTTTGGGTTCCCAAATTGG AGATGTGGATCGACTCCATCCGAAATCTGCCATTAGCAAGTCAGGAGTCATGCGGTGCCATTGAAGGTTACCATCTGAAGCTGAAGGTAAAAGCATATGATGACGTGCAGCTGGATGCTCTTCAACGTGTGGACTGGCTAGTGCATAAGCTCACAACAGAGCTGCATTCGAGCTACTGGATCAACCTATTTGCAGACGAAAGCGGGTCATTTCCCGAGGTGAAAGCAGACTATATCGCATCCACGTCATGGCAAAGGGCACTCCAGATACCTGACGATGCTGTTACCTTCGACGACAAGGATCCTCTTGTAGCTAGAGTGGTCAGCCAGAAGGAAACCAGCCAGACACGGACTGTGTGGAGCCCTGGTTCTGAATTCTCTCTTTGCAATTGCTCGTGGTCGATGCAGGGTAACCTATGCAAGCACGTGCTAAAGGTCAACATGGTCTGCGGAGCACGCAAAGACTTTCAGCCCTCGCTGTCGTTCCAGTCGTTCCAGCATGTCCTGCTTGATCTGTGGCAGAAACCATTGGACGATTCGTTCTCGCTTGACCTCTCGGTAGCGCGGGTCATGCAGATGCAGGAGAAGATCAAACATGTGGCTGAGCTCGCCACCTCCAGTGGTATCGCCCAAGTTGCAGGGAAGTTGCCGATGCAATGGacaaaaaagagagggagaagagTAGGCGTCAAGCCCACAAGCGCGCTGCTGCTTCCTCGTTCTAAGGGCAGTTTGCAGAAGGACTTGACCCCGAAGAACAGCAGGAAGAGGAAGAGGCTATCTAGATTTAAAGGGTAA
- the LOC103627942 gene encoding uncharacterized protein DDB_G0284459 isoform X1: protein MSRCFPFPPPGYAKTARPDGQLASHLQQQQQLDKEKQKEKKHKKDKKDKVRKEGKEKKDKDRSKDKHKDKKDRKEKHRDKKKDKSKDKSRDSGEGIERNDEAHHGQKVGESSRRSEEIKDLKFREDLVRDVQDEKGAASRPSENYGVSNDRNRKGFSASPAMETERFALNKVHIQSSNAPRKNEGLVQQSISANRQKNGTSIRHSESLTTFAQRTVGGFPPAPSTEEKFKAARPLSNTEAAPRKEGIGQRISNISILVPKRTENTNRDVAKKEVGTSSPLPPNPANAMHKGNDKVGRPMENTQVPMQRFGSPSMSTAAVGMDRGTPRSSIPSPSITIRRPNGIVRPPKNISVSSKKPDAGDVSPAIGKEKEQGGRLLQANISTDQKLVMSKPPAVEKAAHGSAERTEKVSRDGVPDVAKKEDKKSDRHEKKKRKEKDKHKERKKEKEAKKEKEKHNYKEHDKTRENNISYPVDSLNLKPSAPPVAPPVDGGKSVVPDENLKKRKNHETNGYLQNHLEMRPTKLPRPALPINLVENGTASHVAAPLSSVKPEAIINNIEKAERLHKEEKMNGNQQAERAPVDPVAAYENGITSRKSPHPDCKYLSQIYSVPEAPQMMELPGQEGEDWLFDRGGTKSRKPSSAAEADEAPQVWAQALKIDQADVIALPYVVPF from the exons ATGTCTCGCTGCTTCCCGTTTCCGCCACCAGGATATGCCAAGACCGCGCGCCCCGACGGCCAGCTAGCCTCGCacctgcagcagcagcagcagcttgacAAG GAGAAACAAAAGGAGAAGAAGCATAAGAAGGACAAGAAGGACAAAGTTAGAAAAGAAGGTAAAGAAAAGAAGGACAAGGACAGGAGTAAGGATAAGCACAAAGATAAGAAAGACCGAAAAGAAAAACACAGAGACAAGAAAAAAGACAAGAGCAAAGATAAAAGCAGGGATTCAGGTGAAGGAATTGAAAGAAATGACGAGGCTCACCATGGTCAGAAGGTTGGAGAGAGCAGCAGGAGATCCGAAGAAATTAAGGATCTTAAATTCAGGGAGGACTTGGTCAGAGACGTACAGGATGAGAAAGGGGCGGCGAGTCGACCTAGTGAAAATTATGGTGTTTCAAATGATCGAAATCGCAAAGGCTTCAGTGCTTCACCCGCGATGGAGACTGAAAGGTTTGCGCTTAATAAAGTGCATATTCAGTCTAGTAATGCTCCAAGGAAAAATGAGGGACTGGTACAACAGAGCATCAGTGCCAATCGACAAAAGAATGGGACATCAATACGGCATTCTGAAAGCCTCACCACTTTTGCTCAAAGAACTGTGGGTGGCTTTCCACCAGCACCTTCAACGGAGGAAAAATTCAAAGCTGCAAGGCCTTTATCCAATACTGAAGCTGCACCCAGAAAAGAGGGGATTGGACAGCGAATCAGTAACATTAGCATATTGGTTCCAAAGAGAACTGAAAACACAAACAGAGATGTTGCGAAGAAAGAAGTTGGGACCTCCTCTCCATTGCCTCCAAATCCTGCTAATGCTATGCATAAGGGAAATGACAAGGTTGGTAGGCCAATGGAGAACACACAAGTACCCATGCAGAGATTTGGCAGCCCATCGATGTCAACTGCAGCAGTGGGGATGGACAGAGGAACACCTAGGTCATCCATCCCAAGCCCGAGCATTACAATCCGGAGACCGAATGGAATTGTACGGCCGCCTAAAAACATTTCTGTCTCTTCTAAGAAACCTGATGCAGGAGACGTTTCACCTGCTATTGGTAAGGAAAAGGAACAAGGTGGAAGGTTGCTGCAAGCAAATATTTCAACTGATCAGAAACTGGTTATGTCAAAACCACCAGCTGTGGAGAAAGCTGCACACGGAAGTGCTGAAAGGACGGAGAAGGTCAGCAGAGATGGGGTGCCTGATGTTGCCAAGAAAGAGGACAAAAAGAGTGACCggcatgagaaaaagaaaaggaaagagaaagATAAACACAAAGAGAGGAAAAAGGAGAAAGAGGCAAAGAAGGAGAAAGAGAAGCATAATTACAAGGAGCATGATAAGACAAGAGAGAACAATATAAGTTATCCGGTAGATAGTCTTAACTTGAAGCCCTCGGCCCCTCCTGTAGCCCCACCAGTTGATGGTGGAAAATCTGTTGTGCCCGATGAGAACCTGAAGAAGCGAAAGAATCATGAAACGAATGGTTACCTACAAA ACCATCTTGAAATGCGGCCTACAAAGTTGCCGAGACCAGCCCTCCCCATCAATCTTGTGGAGAATGGTACAGCATCTCATGTAGCCGCGCCACTCTCTTCTGTGAAGCCAGAAGCCATTATCAATAATATTGAAAAGGCTGAAAGGCTgcacaaggaagagaagatgaatGGCAACCAACAGGCTGAGCGAGCTCCAGTCGATCCGGTGGCTGCCTATGAGAATGGCATAACTTCTAGGAAGTCGCCTCACCCCGACTGCAAGTATCTTAGCCAGATATACAGCGTTCCTGAAGCACCTCAAATGATGGAATTGCCTGGGCAGGAAGGTGAGGACTGGCTGTTCGACCGAGGTGGCACCAAATCAAGGAAGCCCAGTTCAGCGGCTGAGGCTGATGAAGCCCCCCAAGTGTGGGCTCAGGCTCTGAAAATTGACCAAGCTGATGTCATTGCTTTACCATACGTGGTACCCTTTTAG
- the LOC103627942 gene encoding uncharacterized protein DDB_G0284459 isoform X2, with translation MSRCFPFPPPGYAKTARPDGQLASHLQQQQQLDKEKQKEKKHKKDKKDKVRKEGKEKKDKDRSKDKHKDKKDRKEKHRDKKKDKSKDKSRDSGEGIERNDEAHHGQKVGESSRRSEEIKDLKFREDLVRDVQDEKGAASRPSENYGVSNDRNRKGFSASPAMETERFALNKVHIQSSNAPRKNEGLVQQSISANRQKNGTSIRHSESLTTFAQRTVGGFPPAPSTEEKFKAARPLSNTEAAPRKEGIGQRISNISILVPKRTENTNRDVAKKEVGTSSPLPPNPANAMHKGNDKVGRPMENTQVPMQRFGSPSMSTAAVGMDRGTPRSSIPSPSITIRRPNGIVRPPKNISVSSKKPDAGDVSPAIGKEKEQGGRLLQANISTDQKLVMSKPPAVEKAAHGSAERTEKVSRDGVPDVAKKEDKKSDRHEKKKRKEKDKHKERKKEKEAKKEKEKHNYKEHDKTRENNISYPVDSLNLKPSAPPVAPPVDGGKSVVPDENLKKRKNHETNGYLQIAETSPPHQSCGEWYSISCSRATLFCEARSHYQ, from the exons ATGTCTCGCTGCTTCCCGTTTCCGCCACCAGGATATGCCAAGACCGCGCGCCCCGACGGCCAGCTAGCCTCGCacctgcagcagcagcagcagcttgacAAG GAGAAACAAAAGGAGAAGAAGCATAAGAAGGACAAGAAGGACAAAGTTAGAAAAGAAGGTAAAGAAAAGAAGGACAAGGACAGGAGTAAGGATAAGCACAAAGATAAGAAAGACCGAAAAGAAAAACACAGAGACAAGAAAAAAGACAAGAGCAAAGATAAAAGCAGGGATTCAGGTGAAGGAATTGAAAGAAATGACGAGGCTCACCATGGTCAGAAGGTTGGAGAGAGCAGCAGGAGATCCGAAGAAATTAAGGATCTTAAATTCAGGGAGGACTTGGTCAGAGACGTACAGGATGAGAAAGGGGCGGCGAGTCGACCTAGTGAAAATTATGGTGTTTCAAATGATCGAAATCGCAAAGGCTTCAGTGCTTCACCCGCGATGGAGACTGAAAGGTTTGCGCTTAATAAAGTGCATATTCAGTCTAGTAATGCTCCAAGGAAAAATGAGGGACTGGTACAACAGAGCATCAGTGCCAATCGACAAAAGAATGGGACATCAATACGGCATTCTGAAAGCCTCACCACTTTTGCTCAAAGAACTGTGGGTGGCTTTCCACCAGCACCTTCAACGGAGGAAAAATTCAAAGCTGCAAGGCCTTTATCCAATACTGAAGCTGCACCCAGAAAAGAGGGGATTGGACAGCGAATCAGTAACATTAGCATATTGGTTCCAAAGAGAACTGAAAACACAAACAGAGATGTTGCGAAGAAAGAAGTTGGGACCTCCTCTCCATTGCCTCCAAATCCTGCTAATGCTATGCATAAGGGAAATGACAAGGTTGGTAGGCCAATGGAGAACACACAAGTACCCATGCAGAGATTTGGCAGCCCATCGATGTCAACTGCAGCAGTGGGGATGGACAGAGGAACACCTAGGTCATCCATCCCAAGCCCGAGCATTACAATCCGGAGACCGAATGGAATTGTACGGCCGCCTAAAAACATTTCTGTCTCTTCTAAGAAACCTGATGCAGGAGACGTTTCACCTGCTATTGGTAAGGAAAAGGAACAAGGTGGAAGGTTGCTGCAAGCAAATATTTCAACTGATCAGAAACTGGTTATGTCAAAACCACCAGCTGTGGAGAAAGCTGCACACGGAAGTGCTGAAAGGACGGAGAAGGTCAGCAGAGATGGGGTGCCTGATGTTGCCAAGAAAGAGGACAAAAAGAGTGACCggcatgagaaaaagaaaaggaaagagaaagATAAACACAAAGAGAGGAAAAAGGAGAAAGAGGCAAAGAAGGAGAAAGAGAAGCATAATTACAAGGAGCATGATAAGACAAGAGAGAACAATATAAGTTATCCGGTAGATAGTCTTAACTTGAAGCCCTCGGCCCCTCCTGTAGCCCCACCAGTTGATGGTGGAAAATCTGTTGTGCCCGATGAGAACCTGAAGAAGCGAAAGAATCATGAAACGAATGGTTACCTACAAA TTGCCGAGACCAGCCCTCCCCATCAATCTTGTGGAGAATGGTACAGCATCTCATGTAGCCGCGCCACTCTCTTCTGTGAAGCCAGAAGCCATTATCAATAA